The Colletes latitarsis isolate SP2378_abdomen chromosome 1, iyColLati1, whole genome shotgun sequence genome has a segment encoding these proteins:
- the Pink gene encoding WD40 repeat domain-containing protein pink isoform X1 — translation MQEFPYVLSEYEEINSLLYKPINSTQRIKYTCFNTSPNYIILGSTSGSIYLFSRKPCSFLQLIPLSEGAVSHVLISPDEKIIALATIRRVVCLVALKPTPKLIAISMEHKNEQINCLCWNDNSSEIYIGDWNGKISIMTLSIFTVNGMFQAPACTLMNLDSAIVQLSFSSPLLLVSTLTRCYICDTVQEQYKQIGNKTRNGEYGACFYKTYLTNTKSTIINQKEEKINRKRSFNLIPEGISSVQVENFPQIFCARPGSRLWEVSANGLVIKTHQFKKALAIPPVTICRPNIRKSSCQKQMEETWAPQSVIFSHLFVVAEKYLFWYTSNGLYIVDPLTATVVLWNNEFSNISMAETIENRIYLMTSNGEFHCLILCFLDSLILQLYNRKKYYECLETCLLHKVQLKTLIKSNEINKICDIENKFEVLKNDELSTLLHPLTLLLESNSKISPKKLDSGIVVVNSGNSDLRDEENFKYKSHCSSQNNGSPCESELTDSINEIKEDEDGNCNTTNKVESNDEKLSETKQELNSNKSAMQRIQTDLEAIYTLIRDIRLSMNEGELETIMSRINWRMNVIRDSYEALTDLKSFVYEIVRSAELYYFSTLLENTRTQLIQSTENKYIIKQIMKAFVNINAQTCSRCTCGSPCPTNELVEPKFLGIGRPFLKRFVVENKEQCINLCNRVPYMWREYLPMYVEQHGVPMNDILQQCLQIRDSIVLSILLPLLDEKQWNLVAMYVKEIEKGQCLFCSKSIKNGNNEISIKWSNVIHEIMKKQGPDVAMTLLVKLEKIIPNVPIDKSIFQSLIFTKILYQHGMKRVVNFNKNTLGSSEYSTICSTKIRDQLVEVLENDLDRPINKNIFGSGAHHWGMHFQNKHATCPCCTLSLQTPVLLGNNGIAIFGCGHAYHVNCMIEKKLTTCNLHS, via the exons ATGCAGGAGTTTCCTTACGTTTTGTCAGAATACGAAGAAATAAATTCTCTTCTTTATAAACCTATCAATTCGACCCAACGAATCAAG TACACATGTTTCAATACATCTCCCAATTACATTATATTGGGTTCAACCAGTGGCAGTATTTACCTGTTTTCAAGGAAACCATGCTCGTTTTTACAACTAATACCTTTATCA GAAGGAGCAGTTTCTCATGTTCTCATATCACCTGATGAAAAGATAATTGCACTGGCAACAATACGTAGAGTGGTTTGTTTGGTAGCTTTGAAACCTACGCCAAAATTGATAGCCATTTCAATGGAACATAAAAACGAACAAATTAACTGCCTTTGTTGGAATGATAATAGTTCTGAAATATATATTGGAGATTGGAATGGCAAAATTTCCATTATGACATTATCCATTTTCACT GTAAACGGCATGTTCCAAGCACCAGCCTGTACATTAATGAATTTAGATTCGGCCATTGTGCAACTTAGTTTCTCTTCACCTTTATTGCTAGTATCGACCTTAACTCGTTGTTATATATGCGATACGGTACAAGAACAATACAAGCAAATAGGGAATAAAACACGTAACGGAGAATACGGCGCTTGTTTCTATAAAACGTACCTTACAAATACTAAAAGTACCATAATTAACCAAAAGGAAGAGAAAATCAATAGAAAACGTTCCTTTAATTTAATTCCCGAGGGTATTAGTAGCGTACAAGTAGAAAATTTCCCTCAAATATTTTGCGCTCGGCCAGGTTCTAGACTTTGGGAAGTGTCTGCAAATGGACTTGTTATTAAAACTCATCAGTTTAAAAAAGCACTAGCTATTCCACCTGTAACGATATGCAGACCGAATATTAGGAAATCCTCTTGTCAGAAGCAAATGGAGGAAACTTGGGCACCGCAATCCGTTATCTTTTCACATTTGTTTGTCGTAGcggagaaatatttattttggtaTACTTCTAATGGTCTGTATATAGTTGATCCTCTGACCGCAACAGTAGTACTTTGGAACAACGAATTCTCGAATATAAGTATGGCAGAGACTATAGAAAACAGAATATATTTGATGACCTCCAACGGAGAATTTCATTGTTTAATTCTGTGTTTCTTAGATTCTCTAATATTACAATTGTACAATAGGAAGAAATATTACGAATGCTTAGAGACGTGTCTTTTGCATAAAGTACAACTGAAGACGTTAATAAAGAGTAATGAGATTAACAAAATATGTgatatcgaaaacaagtttgaaGTACTTAAAAATGACGAGTTGTCGACGCTGTTGCATCCTTTAACGCTTCTATTGGAATCTAATTCTAAGATAAGCCCAAAGAAATTAGATTCGGGTATCGTTGTCGTTAATTCTGGAAATTCGGACTTGCGAGATGAGGAAAACTTTAAATACAAGTCTCATTGTTCCTCGCAAAATAACGGAAGTCCTTGTGAATCCGAATTAACCGATTCGATCAATGAAATAAAGGAAGATGAAGATGGAAATTGCAATACAACAAATAAAGTAGAaagtaatgacgaaaaattatcGGAGACTAAACAAGAATTGAATTCGAATAAAAGTGCGATGCAAAGAATACAAACAGATTTGGAAGCTATATACACATTAATTCGAGACATTAGACTATCTATGAACGAAGGGGAATTAGAGACAATAATGTCACGCATAAATTGGAGAATGAATGTTATCAGAGATTCGTACGAAGCATTAACCGATTTAAAAAGCTTCGTGTATGAAATCGTAAGGAGCGCAGAATTATATTATTTCAGTACTCTGTTAGAGAATACTCGAACACAATTAATTCAATCGACCGAAAATAAGTACATTATAAAACAGATAATGAAAGCTTTTGTTAATATAAATGCACAAACCTGCAGTAGGTGTACCTGTGGTAGTCCATGCCCAACAAACGAATTAGTCGAGCCAAAGTTCCTAGGGATTGGTAGACCCTTTCTTAAAAGATTTGTAGTTGAAAATAAAGAGCAATGTATAAATTTATGTAACAGAGTACCTTACATGTGGCGTGAATATTTACCAATGTACGTGGAACAGCACGGTGTACCGATGAACGATATACTGCAACAGTGCCTTCAGATTAGAGACAGTATTGTGCTTTCCATTCTGTTGCCTTTATTGGATGAAAAACAGTGGAACCTTGTCGCAATGTATGTAAAAGAAATAGAGAAAGGACAGTGTCTATTCTGTAGTAAATCTATAAAGAATGGAAACAACGAAATATCAATAAAATGGAGTAATGTGATACATGAAATTATGAAAAAGCAAGGACCCGATGTTGCTATGACGCTATTAGTGAAGTTGGAAAAGATTATACCAAATGTTCCTATTGATAAAAG TATATTTCAGTCGCTTATATTTACAAAGATCTTATATCAACATGGAATGAAACGTGTCGTTAATTTCAATAAAAACACTCTCGGATCATCCGAATACAGCACAATATGTTCCACAAAG attCGAGATCAACTGGTAGAAGTTCTCGAAAATGATCTAGATAGACCTATTAATAAAAACATATTTGGAAGCGGAGCTCATCATTGGGGGATgcattttcaaaataaacacgCGACATGTCCCTGTTGCACGTTGTCCCTTCAGACACCAGTTCTGTTAGGTAACAATGGAATTGCAATATTTGGTTGCGGCCACGCTTATCACGTAAACTGTATGATAGAAAAGAAACTTACGACCTGTAATCTTCATTCTTAa
- the Pink gene encoding WD40 repeat domain-containing protein pink isoform X2 encodes MFQAPACTLMNLDSAIVQLSFSSPLLLVSTLTRCYICDTVQEQYKQIGNKTRNGEYGACFYKTYLTNTKSTIINQKEEKINRKRSFNLIPEGISSVQVENFPQIFCARPGSRLWEVSANGLVIKTHQFKKALAIPPVTICRPNIRKSSCQKQMEETWAPQSVIFSHLFVVAEKYLFWYTSNGLYIVDPLTATVVLWNNEFSNISMAETIENRIYLMTSNGEFHCLILCFLDSLILQLYNRKKYYECLETCLLHKVQLKTLIKSNEINKICDIENKFEVLKNDELSTLLHPLTLLLESNSKISPKKLDSGIVVVNSGNSDLRDEENFKYKSHCSSQNNGSPCESELTDSINEIKEDEDGNCNTTNKVESNDEKLSETKQELNSNKSAMQRIQTDLEAIYTLIRDIRLSMNEGELETIMSRINWRMNVIRDSYEALTDLKSFVYEIVRSAELYYFSTLLENTRTQLIQSTENKYIIKQIMKAFVNINAQTCSRCTCGSPCPTNELVEPKFLGIGRPFLKRFVVENKEQCINLCNRVPYMWREYLPMYVEQHGVPMNDILQQCLQIRDSIVLSILLPLLDEKQWNLVAMYVKEIEKGQCLFCSKSIKNGNNEISIKWSNVIHEIMKKQGPDVAMTLLVKLEKIIPNVPIDKSIFQSLIFTKILYQHGMKRVVNFNKNTLGSSEYSTICSTKIRDQLVEVLENDLDRPINKNIFGSGAHHWGMHFQNKHATCPCCTLSLQTPVLLGNNGIAIFGCGHAYHVNCMIEKKLTTCNLHS; translated from the exons ATGTTCCAAGCACCAGCCTGTACATTAATGAATTTAGATTCGGCCATTGTGCAACTTAGTTTCTCTTCACCTTTATTGCTAGTATCGACCTTAACTCGTTGTTATATATGCGATACGGTACAAGAACAATACAAGCAAATAGGGAATAAAACACGTAACGGAGAATACGGCGCTTGTTTCTATAAAACGTACCTTACAAATACTAAAAGTACCATAATTAACCAAAAGGAAGAGAAAATCAATAGAAAACGTTCCTTTAATTTAATTCCCGAGGGTATTAGTAGCGTACAAGTAGAAAATTTCCCTCAAATATTTTGCGCTCGGCCAGGTTCTAGACTTTGGGAAGTGTCTGCAAATGGACTTGTTATTAAAACTCATCAGTTTAAAAAAGCACTAGCTATTCCACCTGTAACGATATGCAGACCGAATATTAGGAAATCCTCTTGTCAGAAGCAAATGGAGGAAACTTGGGCACCGCAATCCGTTATCTTTTCACATTTGTTTGTCGTAGcggagaaatatttattttggtaTACTTCTAATGGTCTGTATATAGTTGATCCTCTGACCGCAACAGTAGTACTTTGGAACAACGAATTCTCGAATATAAGTATGGCAGAGACTATAGAAAACAGAATATATTTGATGACCTCCAACGGAGAATTTCATTGTTTAATTCTGTGTTTCTTAGATTCTCTAATATTACAATTGTACAATAGGAAGAAATATTACGAATGCTTAGAGACGTGTCTTTTGCATAAAGTACAACTGAAGACGTTAATAAAGAGTAATGAGATTAACAAAATATGTgatatcgaaaacaagtttgaaGTACTTAAAAATGACGAGTTGTCGACGCTGTTGCATCCTTTAACGCTTCTATTGGAATCTAATTCTAAGATAAGCCCAAAGAAATTAGATTCGGGTATCGTTGTCGTTAATTCTGGAAATTCGGACTTGCGAGATGAGGAAAACTTTAAATACAAGTCTCATTGTTCCTCGCAAAATAACGGAAGTCCTTGTGAATCCGAATTAACCGATTCGATCAATGAAATAAAGGAAGATGAAGATGGAAATTGCAATACAACAAATAAAGTAGAaagtaatgacgaaaaattatcGGAGACTAAACAAGAATTGAATTCGAATAAAAGTGCGATGCAAAGAATACAAACAGATTTGGAAGCTATATACACATTAATTCGAGACATTAGACTATCTATGAACGAAGGGGAATTAGAGACAATAATGTCACGCATAAATTGGAGAATGAATGTTATCAGAGATTCGTACGAAGCATTAACCGATTTAAAAAGCTTCGTGTATGAAATCGTAAGGAGCGCAGAATTATATTATTTCAGTACTCTGTTAGAGAATACTCGAACACAATTAATTCAATCGACCGAAAATAAGTACATTATAAAACAGATAATGAAAGCTTTTGTTAATATAAATGCACAAACCTGCAGTAGGTGTACCTGTGGTAGTCCATGCCCAACAAACGAATTAGTCGAGCCAAAGTTCCTAGGGATTGGTAGACCCTTTCTTAAAAGATTTGTAGTTGAAAATAAAGAGCAATGTATAAATTTATGTAACAGAGTACCTTACATGTGGCGTGAATATTTACCAATGTACGTGGAACAGCACGGTGTACCGATGAACGATATACTGCAACAGTGCCTTCAGATTAGAGACAGTATTGTGCTTTCCATTCTGTTGCCTTTATTGGATGAAAAACAGTGGAACCTTGTCGCAATGTATGTAAAAGAAATAGAGAAAGGACAGTGTCTATTCTGTAGTAAATCTATAAAGAATGGAAACAACGAAATATCAATAAAATGGAGTAATGTGATACATGAAATTATGAAAAAGCAAGGACCCGATGTTGCTATGACGCTATTAGTGAAGTTGGAAAAGATTATACCAAATGTTCCTATTGATAAAAG TATATTTCAGTCGCTTATATTTACAAAGATCTTATATCAACATGGAATGAAACGTGTCGTTAATTTCAATAAAAACACTCTCGGATCATCCGAATACAGCACAATATGTTCCACAAAG attCGAGATCAACTGGTAGAAGTTCTCGAAAATGATCTAGATAGACCTATTAATAAAAACATATTTGGAAGCGGAGCTCATCATTGGGGGATgcattttcaaaataaacacgCGACATGTCCCTGTTGCACGTTGTCCCTTCAGACACCAGTTCTGTTAGGTAACAATGGAATTGCAATATTTGGTTGCGGCCACGCTTATCACGTAAACTGTATGATAGAAAAGAAACTTACGACCTGTAATCTTCATTCTTAa